The following coding sequences lie in one Ostrea edulis chromosome 8, xbOstEdul1.1, whole genome shotgun sequence genomic window:
- the LOC125662329 gene encoding fat-like cadherin-related tumor suppressor homolog isoform X2 has protein sequence MLKTTQRPTLYMQLCFLFLIEQIVASGTNCSSSPCLNNGSCVQSNFRCVCPEDYAGQYCSIRCLPKDPHSAYEGFTSGFLSGMGAMLFLFFSVSCSMYFARKYEVHREERRRKEMVISLRIPEVRDDQ, from the exons ATGCTGAAGACAACACAAAGGCCGACTCTTTACATGCAGTTATGTTTCCTTTTCTTGATAG aacaaATAGTTGCTTCAGGAACAAACTGCTCGTCCAGCCCATGTTTGAACAATGGTTCATGCGTACAAAGTAACTTCCGGTGTGTGTGTCCCGAAGATTATGCTGGTCAATACTGCAGCATCA GATGTCTCCCAAAAGATCCGCACAGCGCTTATGAAGGGttcacttccggtttcttgTCCGGGATGGGCGCCATGTTGTTCTTGTTTTTTTCAGTGTCTTGTTCCATGTACTTCGCCAG GAAATATGAGGTACATAGAGAGGAGAGGAGGCGGAAGGAAATGGTGATCTCTCTACGGATACCGGAAGTACGTGACGACCAATGA
- the LOC125662329 gene encoding uncharacterized protein LOC125662329 isoform X1, whose protein sequence is MLKTTQRPTLYMQLCFLFLIEQIVASGTNCSSSPCLNNGSCVQSNFRCVCPEDYAGQYCSIMIWWRPVFIDGRENPDTMYLGRDHRPSARCLPKDPHSAYEGFTSGFLSGMGAMLFLFFSVSCSMYFARKYEVHREERRRKEMVISLRIPEVRDDQ, encoded by the exons ATGCTGAAGACAACACAAAGGCCGACTCTTTACATGCAGTTATGTTTCCTTTTCTTGATAG aacaaATAGTTGCTTCAGGAACAAACTGCTCGTCCAGCCCATGTTTGAACAATGGTTCATGCGTACAAAGTAACTTCCGGTGTGTGTGTCCCGAAGATTATGCTGGTCAATACTGCAGCATCA tgatatggtggcgcccagtttttattgatggaagagagaacccagatacaatgtacctgggaagagaccaccgaccttccgcaa GATGTCTCCCAAAAGATCCGCACAGCGCTTATGAAGGGttcacttccggtttcttgTCCGGGATGGGCGCCATGTTGTTCTTGTTTTTTTCAGTGTCTTGTTCCATGTACTTCGCCAG GAAATATGAGGTACATAGAGAGGAGAGGAGGCGGAAGGAAATGGTGATCTCTCTACGGATACCGGAAGTACGTGACGACCAATGA